tttggtcTATCAACAACTAATTAAGCCTTCTGATGTGTAAGGTTAACAcatgaatttgaaattttgaacattaaaacttaaaagtgaCATGTGGAGAGAGGTCAATTTGGTCCTCCTCAAATTAATTAAGTGCCCACAAAAACGACGCCATTGGGGCTAATTTGcttgataaatataaatttcatcGGGGGCTAATAATAGTTTTAGCTAGAGATCAATGTGTCATGCACGACTAATTGAACTCATTCCAAATGTTATCCTTAATTATTTTAAGGTTCTTGCTAACTTGTGCTAGGCTaagtatattataaaaaaaattattttataaaagttattataacaattattttttatattttaaatatattaaaaatattaaaaaaatttattatcatatttttaaaatatgtcattaaaataatttattaatttagataaGATGACTTAatttagatcagatttgattttattggattagattatattgatttaaatttaaaatttctaaaaatactattaaataaactaaaaataaatcaaatcttttaacaaatcctaacaacaaaataaactaaaatagagactacataaattaaaaaataattgttaaatgTGTCTttcactaaatttaaaaaatactattagGCCTCTTGTTGTCTTAATTCAATAGACCTTATGAATACCGTCATTTTAGTATTACTATTTTAAGACGAATTATTAGTCTTTTTGATGTCCAAAACTGCATTGATATAATTCTTCTAGTATTTAGATATTTGAATGTGACAAGATTAACATTCTGTCTCATAGTTCTAAATCGCCAAAAATACTCTTTTGAGCACGTATCATTCTCtgcttctttaaaaaaattcgtCCTCaaatatgcatatatatatatatatatatcaaaaggagaaaaattaaatacaataaatacaaTTGGACCATAATACCtaccaaaaaaattattcttgcTTGAATTGTTCTTTATAATCGCCAACACTTGGAATGGATCATCTTCTCTAGCAACaaatgttatttttctcttaatGAGAAGTTTTTCTTTTCTCCAAAGAATCTAAACCCAATCTTATTCAAATAGCATGGTTCATTCGATAACTCTTTTCTACCTACTGAATTGTAGTTATGTTCTTCATGTATGCAAGTTCAATTTTTTCAACTTTACTTTCACAATCTAAAATAACACTATTACttaaggacaaaaataataatcccaaaatagtcaaaaatttaaaaatatttagagaTTGATAAAGATAACACCCAACAGAGTTATAAATATCAGAATTATGAGGACGCTCAATGTCTCGCACAGAATTATCTAAAACACGCTTAGCATGTAAGATATGAGCATTTAAACAACTAGCATAAGTTATCACATAAAcaaattttttgagaaataattCAGTAATGTGTGTAAAATCTTTAACATTTTGACTTATAATTAGAAATATTATCACATTAAATTTATCCATAGAAAAATTAATGATATatgtatgttttcttttcttaaataaactaaataaaaaatctataaaaatatCAATTCATATATGAGTAGGAACCAACAAATAAATGTACAATATATTTAAAACaatttgagatttaatttttttacatgcaataaaatcataataaaatcCATCAACACTCCTACATTTATGCGAGGccaataacaatatataaataacatatataagatTCTTTTTATTATACTTTAGCACTTGAAATCCATAAATAACATATCcgatttgatcttattagattagatcatattaattttatttaaaatttttaaaaatattattaagcaaatcaaaactaaatcaaattttctaacaaaccctaacaacaaaacaaactaaaatagaaactacataaattcaaaaataattgctaatttatgttttttttactaaacttaaaaaatattattaaacttCTTGTTGTTCTGACTTAACCCAATAGGCCTTATGAGTGCTGTCATTTTAGCATCATTATTTTCTAGACAAATTTTTGGTCTCTTTAATATTCAAGACTAGTATGATATAATTTTTCTAGTATTCAAAtctttaaatttgataaaattatcaTTCTACCTCATAACTCTAAATTGTCAAAAATACCCTCttaaatacatataattttttttttcaactaaaaaaTTTGATTCTCATCAAACCAATGTTTGTCATTAGCTATAACTATTAGTTTAAGTCTAaacttaacaattttttttaaatcaatttagtTGTTTACTTTACCCAATTTGGGTGTTTTCTTTCAACTTGGATGGCTTGACCGGTGCATTCCAAAGGGTTATCttttggatgaatttcagaGGACAAAAACATGTTTTTCTGTAACCTCAGATTCAGCGGTAGAAGATGCATGCCAACATGCTACTCTAGTTTCTTTTTATGATGATCGGTGGGTTCCAGAGCTTTGTTTTTTCTGCTttcctttcaaaaaatttttcaatagaCGAACTATAAATTAAAGAGAGTAATGGTAATTATTTAtctgaattatttaattatagttTTTGTTAACTTAGCTTGTATCTTAAAACATAGATTAAATAtaccataaaaaatatcatataaaaattattacaattttttttatattttcaatgtattaaatatattaaaattaaaaaaatttattattatacttttaaaatatgGTTTNNNNNNNNNNNNNNNNNNNNNNNNNNNNNNNNNNNNNNNNNNNNNNNNNNNNNNNNNNNNNNNNNNNNNNNNNNNNNNNNNNNNNNNNNNNNNNNNNNNNNNNNNNNNNNNNcttcgaaaaaaaaaaaaaaacccaactaatattaattattatatatggggAATGAATGCGATTCAAGCAATAAACTCCCTTGTTTTATTTGAAAGCATCATAATATAACTTCAATAGAAACACATAACAGTGTTTCCAAATAAACACAAATAAAGAGTAGACTATAACTCTTGCTCTACCATAAATTATTGTTTCTCGTGTCCGATTCATCATCACCGTCCGAATTTTCTTCACTTGatgctgaaaaaaaaaatattgataaaattaGTTTCAGACATATAGACTATAAACacattcaataaaaataattattgaatataATAGAATGATCACTCTTTTACATATAATACAATTTTATAAGACAATATCATTTCTTTCACACCAGttttattgataaaattaacaaagttaataaaaaatacatataatacaattttataagtttttaatgtttaattggTTTCAAACAATATTATTTCGAATAAAATAgaactttattttgaattaaaaaaaaacaacataGAAATGAGCAATTTGTAACAATAATTAAGCATGACGTTACCTAGAACAGTTGGTAGAGGTGCTAATCTTATAGGGAATGCTAACACCACATTTGCCAGGTAGAGAGGCAGCATTGTTAAGGTTAATTTGGCTGCCAAGACTACCTGCGACCGATTTCAAGCAGTTACAAACTGCTTGACGATCAGAGGTGGTCTTGGCAGTGCCATTGATGTTCTGGATGCCACTACAACATGGCCCGGAAACAGTCCCTCCGCTTTTGAGGTAACCGAAGCATGGAGCTATACTCTTTGTGACAAAGGAACATTGGATGGCAGCTTTGGCAATGGGTGCACCCACTATAGCCATGCACAACATGAGAACCACACATGGTGCTAGCTTAGCCATTTTTCAAAGGGAAGTGTGACTAATTGAAGGGTTTTGGATTTATGTGTAGTGATGAATGCAAATGTATGCAATATTGCTTGGTGGAAAATGGTGTGAGGGTGTGGTGTTTATATAGtgattttaaaagtttaattgGGTTTTTATAtactctatatattttttttttggtaatggAGTTTTTATATTGCTTTTAACTTCATAAAtagattttttatattagaaaatattaaaattaaaaagatatcctttttaaaaaatatgtggcaaatatctattaaatttttaattgtggGTACTttcaatttatgaaaaaaaatattctgttaattatGATATCTTTTACATTAATAataacttaattacaaaattaaaaatattataaggaCCCAAttgagagaaagaaaagtataaaactctaattataaatttagtaaaattatagagATCGACGAACcgaagaaaataactaaaacatTTTAAActgtagatttttttttttaaactagaacccatttattattgaaaaataatattattatgtatCTATCTGACTAATCTAATTCAGTGTATATGGATCCCAAATGAAATTTTTAGGCATtcaaacaactttttttttttcaaaatttgaagttgatatataattaaaatcttaTTGATATATCTAACTAATGGGTATTATTATAGCTaaatatagatatttaattCTGCATTTGTTCTCAAACAATTGTATGTTTGGGAAAATAGTTATTCGTATACTGAAAAACCAATGTATGTAAATACATTATATGTTTATTTAgatatgtataaaattaattaacttttaatgtactaattatttattgaaaGAAACAGTTAATTACTtaaaggcaaaaaaaaaaatttcttatatATCTCAATAGAAAAACTATAAGAAATCaacttttaatttgttaatattagccaattttagaatttatatttataatttaaaattttaaactaaaaattgataatttagtatttaaaattaaataaataaaataatttaaaaaaattaattgatattcTCTAACTAACATTCCTCATCTCTCCATAATATATACACTTATTAATATATGGATTACAAATACACACGAATACAACTCATTTTTAAGTGTTTCTATATAATAGGTATACTATCTAGTATCTAGTATACGTCTATACATATATGGAAATGTATGCAAAATAGACTAATTCacttagataaaataaataaaatttaaaatgatacaaaaaatttaaattaaaattagttatacgttctattttaaatatttttatataaattaaattaaattaatttaatttaatttttatatattatatattaataataaattaaatcaaatatatattatatcagtaataaaataaattaacttgatttaatttactatttgaagtgcatatagtttagttggTAGTTAAGTTTGTATTCAATTAATGTTTTGGGTATCTCGAGAGACTTGAGATTTGGGTTTTACATGCTTTCTACAATGTGGTTGGATTGGGACCATACAATACAGTTACAATACAACAATCCAAATACATTCCGCAAGTCATCATGCCTCTGCTCTGCGTTATTTTCAACCCTAAACTTTAGTTTGGACTTTATTTATGTCTCTTTAAAGCTACGTACCGaacaaaagtaataataataacgtGTCTTgttattaggattttttttagttaatccTAATTATGAAATTTCATCACGTGTGATTAATTGAATGGCAGCAATCGCTTCTCTTAGACTGGATAACAGCTACGCACTAGGATTTGAGGAGGATCAGATAGTGCAATTAATTGATAAAGATATATAAGAAAGTATCAAAAAATGTTTAAGGAGTTTGGTTGGAACTTTTTTTTGCTGACAGAGGTTTCAGTGCAAAGACCTTAGAAGCTATCTTATTTGTAATATGGAGACAACTAGAAAGATTCAAggtaattaatcataaaaaaaaactttttttaatttcttttaacagtaaaatttatcttttaaaaattgagAAAAGTATTCTGTAACTATTCAAGAActacatttttaatttaaagaggTGGAACGATGAGATTgtaattagagaaaaaaaaattatccacaTTCTTGTATGGCTGCAATTATGGGAGCTTCCAACAAACAGtttgaaaagaagaatagaaaaatcATTGGGGGAAGTTCTAAATTCAGACCTGTTTAAAATGAGaggataaaagaaaaagatgatgaagatCCAAATTATGATGGACATTACTAAACCGCTGCGTCGATCACTTAAAATTGCAGGCAGCAATGAAAAAGTGATAGACCTCAAACTCAAATATGAGCACATTGGTAATTTTTGTCACTATTGTGGTCATATAGAACATGAAATTCGAGCTTATAATTTGCATTTGGAGGACTCGGCGGGAGGCAATGTCAAGGAAGAACAATGGGAACCATGGCTAAGGACTGAACAAACTGGTTGGAGAATTACAAGcatgaaagagaataaaaatCCTAACAATGTTGAGAGGGAAAAGAATAGGAGGCAGCAGCAGAAAAAATCTACACCAGTCAGTTTAATCAGAAGTTTTACGAGTCTTTCGGTCGTCCAAGACAATAATTCTCAAATCAAGAGGGCTGACgcgaaaggaaagaaagaaaacttgAGGTATGGAGGAGAGGAGGATGGGCGCGGAAGTGGCTGATAGTGGGGTAATATAGGAGAAGGAAGGAAAGACGGTGGAGCAGAACATGTCCTTCAATTTTCTATTGAGAGTTTAGCAGAGGTGATCAGCAAAAAAGAAGGCAAAAGGCAAAGTTTGAAGCAGTTGGCGAGGAGGGGGTTCAGGAGCGAAAAGAGTTTCCGAGGATTTAGGAAACTCAAATAACAACAAGAAATTTTGCCAAAAAGATAACACATCAACTGTAAGGGGAGAGGGTGTCACCCAAAAAGAGACACCCGAGGAGATATGAAGATATTGATGTGGAATTGTCGGGGTTTGGAAAAATCCCTGACAGTTCACAACATCCAAGGGATAATTGAATCCCATTCCCTGAGGTAATGTTCCTTTGCGAAACCAAGAACAATGCCTCGTCAGTGGAGGATGTGATGAAGAAAGTTGGTTTTCAGTTTTGGAATACAGTGGATTTTAATGGTCTCTCGGGTGGATTGGTGGTGGCATGGAAAGAAGGGGTAGAGGTGAAAATTTTACGTCAAGAAAACTTCTTTATTCATTTCTCTTATAAGGGTTAACAAGGTGGACAACAATGGGAGCCTATAGAGGTATACTTGAGCACGGAAGAACGAAGAAGGGAGGAACAATTTCGTCAATTGCTGCAAGTCATGAAAAACAGCAGGGACAATATTATAGTTCATGGTGATTATAATGCCATTCTAGCTAACCATGAAAAGGAAAGAAGTAGACCTAAATCGAATATATCTATCCAAGCATTTAATGACTTTATTAATGAGAGTAGACTATTGGATTTGGGTTATAAGGGGGAGAAGTTCACTTGGTGTAATAGACAATTTGCTGGTAACTTGATTTGAGAAAGACTTGACAGAGTGTTGGTCTCTAAAGATTGGAGAAAAGAATTTTCCTATGCTTATGTCTCTCATTAGAACGATATTAGGTCTGATCATAAGCCATTGCTCCTTAGCACAATGAGACTCGAAAGAAGAGCAAAGTGGATATTCTGATTTCAAGAAAGGTGGTGCAAAAAATCTGAAGTGGTGAATTTGATAAAGAGCTATTGGAAACATACAATTATAGGGTCTCCCATATTTAGACTACCTGAAAAACTCAAGCTATGCAGACACAAGTTGGTGGTGTGGCAGCAACACTCTAACTCCAATTCTCAAAACAGAATCTCTGAGTTAAAGGGCCGattagaaaacaagaaagaaaaagttgatCAAGTCAATCTGGTGACAATCCAGTGTTTGGAGGCAGAAATAGAATATGAATTAGAAATGGAAGAAAGGTACtggaaagagaaataaaaagttCAATGGCTTAACTGGGGGGACGCAACACTAAATTCTTTCATTCTAAGTTTAAGACAAGGAATCATAAGAATAAAATCTATATGTTAGAGGATGAAGAGGGGGCATATAGCAATGGATACAGAGGGAATAGCTTCTATTGCTCAGAATTATTTCACAAAACTATTCTCAACCAGTGAACCGAGGGACCCCACAGAAGAAATTTGCGATATTCCACCTAAGATCAATGCTACCACCAACCCTATATTAACCAGATCAGTCACAGAACAAGAGGTTAAAGCTGCTACTTTTTTTATAAACCCATTCTCAGCCCCTGGTGATAATGGTTTCATGACTAAGTTTTTTCACTTCTTCTGGGACACAATTAAGGAGGATGTGGTACAAGCGGTCAAGAGCTTTTTTGCTAGAGGTAAACTTTTAAAAGCTTTTAATCATACAAATATCTGTCTTATTCTGAAGATTGAAAATGTTACTTCTATGACACATATTAGACCCATAAATCTTAATAgtattttctataaaattatttctaaaattctAGTGCACAGACTACAGTTGGTCATGAACAGAGTTATTAGTGATTCCCAAAGTGCTTTTATCAAGGGTTGTTTGATCAAGTATGATTTGATAGCACATGAATTTATGCACTTTTTAAAGAATAAGAGATTTGGTCAGTATGATATGGCTTTGAAACTGGATATGAGTAAAGCGTATGACAGGGTTGAATAGTCTTTTCTCTAGGAGATAATGAGAAAATTTGGATTTTGCAACAAATGGATTAACTGGATCAAGAAATGTGTGATGACAGTTTCTTACTCTGTTACTATTGATGGACAACCTCATGGTTTTTTCAAACCATGTAGGGGATTCTGACAAACCGAACCCCTCTTCCTATATTTATTCCTTTTTTGTGCAGAGGGATTATCCCATCTGCTCTACAGAGGAGAACAGGGACACGAATTTTTTGGATTGAGACTAAATCACAGCTACCCAAGACTCAGTCATCTATTTTTTGCAGATGATTCCATCCTTTTCTACCGAGCCTTTGAGGAAGATTGTCACAGTCTTATCAGAATACTGAAGACATATGAGAAAGTAAGCGGCCAAGTGGTGAACCTGAATAAATCATTTGTGTTCTTTAGTTGGAATACCCCGGGACCTACTCAAGATCACCTAGCTAATATTCTCCTAGTGCCTCATGTGTGGAATTAGAACAAGTATCTGGGACTCCCGGCAGTGATTCAGAGGTAAAAAAGAGCTACTTTTAACTATATCAAAGACAAGGTAAACCAAAAATTTCAGCCATAGAAAAGGTCTCTCTTGTCTTCTGCTGGCAGGGAAATCCTAATTAAAGCTGTCACAACAGCGATTCCGATTTACACCATAAGCTATTTCAAGCTACCAGACACTCTACTCGAAGAGATTCAAAAAGCTATTATGCAGTTTTGGTAGGGACAAAAAAGTAATGAACGGAGGATGCATTGGGTGGAGTGGAAGATAACATGTAGACCGAAATCACAAGGTGGACTCAATTTTAAAGACATGAAAGTTTTTAACCTTGCAATGCTTGCAAAGTAAGGGTGGAGGCTTTTAACAAGACTTCATTCATTAATCTACAAGGTCCTAAAAAGCAAATTCTTtagatttttcacatttttgAGTGCTGAGATAAGAACAAACCCCGCTTGGGGATGGCGTAGCATCATGGAAAGCAGAAAGGTGTTGGAAAAAAGAATTCTCTAGGGAGTTGGAAATGGCAGATCAATCAGAATTAAGGAAGATTCTTGGGTCATGAACTTTGTGGCTATTACTCCTAATCCTACTCCCAAACTCAAATCATGCTCCAAAATGGGTGCCTGAACTAATTCAATTAAATGGCCAATGGaatcaacaaaaaataacaGAGACATTCAGCCCAACAGTAGCAACAActattttacaaataaatatcCAGGGAGGAGAAGATAAGGTTACTTGGATGCTGAACTGAACTGGTGCATACTCGGTTGCGTCTAGGTACATCATTGCTTTCCAATTCAAGCATCCGCCTCTTGAGTTTCTCTCGGGACAATGCCACTCGAAACCCTTTTGGTATAGCATCTAGAATTTGAAAAGCCAACCAAAAATTAGAAGCTTTCTTTGGAAATTACTACACAATGCCTTACTAGTAAAGCTCAAAATTAGTGCCAGAATTAAAATAGTGAATTCAACTTGTCCTAGATGTGGTTCGGCGGAAGAGTCAGTctaccattgtctgtggtattgcACTGATTCATTGGAAGCTTGGCACTTAGTGGATTTCTCCATCCTAAACCTAGATGAACACCATTGGCGATGTTGAAAAGAAGTTACAGAGAAAATGGAAGTTTTCAATGACAAATCAGATCAGTAGAACTAGCGACAAACTTTCTATGGCAGCTTTGGAAGGCTAAGAATAGCTTCATCTTCGATGGGTACAGGAAGCCTCCATCCCTTTGTGTTGAAGAGGCCCGTGCTATGCAACAAGAATGGAAGGGGATGAACTGACCTTACCAATTCTTCATACTTCTTCAAGTAATAAACTTTAATTAAATTCTGTTGGTGAAACTTTTCTATATTTACCCCTTGGTGCATGTAAGTCCTTAATGAACCTTTTTCTAGTAATGAAATCACTATTTtagacaacaaaaaaaaaagctatgtaCCGAATccaattttctatatttaataaaattaatattattattttagtcaatatttaatttaaaaaatataatttatatttatatttattaaagttTATATAtagttctgcataattgaaaagTAGAGTTAGAAAGCTGAAAAACCTCTTTATGAGCACCGAAAACCAACCTATTAAAGTCGACGAGAAATCGCCGGAAGAAGAAGACCTCATCACCAGGAGcacaaaaaaagtaaaaatggaTGGGGCTAATCAGTATGACGACCCCAGGGAAGGCATCGAAGACAAGTCTACAGAAATAGAGATGGAGTTAGATGAAACTCCTACAACCGATCAGCATATTAGGGACTCCATTGTCCTAGAAATTGATCAACAGCCGAACAAATCATATCGTGATATGGTAGTCAATAATGAATTTGAAAAACTAAATCCTGATGAAATTGTTGAACTTGTGGCAGAGGACTATATCGCTGAATCCGACCCCATGGATATGAATATGGATAATCAGACTCCCTTCAATCCAAAGCCTAATATTGAGGTGTCTCTAGAAGAATATGAAGAATGGTGTCGACCATGGAAGTTCTCTTTGATTGTCAAGCCTCTTGGAAAACTGGTTAATCTCCAAGGTATAGACCGATGGGTGTAGTGAAGGTGGGCTAAGAAATGCTCTATCCGGGTCATGGATCTAGTGGGAAACTTCTTTCCCGTGAGCTTCGGAAGTCAAGAAGACTATGGACATGCCTTGTTTGAAGGGCCATGGATAATAGCGGACCACTACTTTATTGTGCAAAGATGGAGACCCATCTTTATGCCAATGGAGACACAAGTGTAGAAAATTACTGTGTAGGTACGAATTCCTAATTTACTAGCAGAGTTGTACAACAAATATTTTCTCTGGAAGGTTAGAAAGTCTTTGGGTACAATGCTCAAAGTTGACGAATTAACCTCCATCCACTCTAGAGAAAAAATTGTTTGTATTTGTGTTGAGATTGATCTAAGGAACAAGTTAGTTCCCTCTTTCTCAGCTTTAGGAAAAGAATTCCACATCAAATACGAGGGCCTTCATCAAATCTGTTTCAAGTGCAGGAGATACGGTCACAAGCTTGATCAATGTCATGAATCACCAGGTGACAGCCCCACGGTGGCAGTGGCGGCGGTTAGTGGAGATGGAGGATTATCGGCAAATGCTGAAAAGGAAAAGGAGCAAAATCAGAAAACCATTAATGGCAAGAATCAACAAAATAGGAAAGAGCAATTAATCACACCGAATCAGAATCCAGACATTAAAATCCCAAAGAACATTTCCAAAAGAGGAGAAGAATCTGCTTTCAATAATAAGACTGTTGCTGCTGGAGAGGAAAATCAAGCAGAAAATTTGTTTGGTCCATGGATGTTAGTTAAGAGAAgtcaaagaaaaaaaggaaggtGGAAGTGCAT
This sequence is a window from Arachis duranensis cultivar V14167 chromosome 2, aradu.V14167.gnm2.J7QH, whole genome shotgun sequence. Protein-coding genes within it:
- the LOC107475686 gene encoding non-specific lipid-transfer protein 1, whose product is MAKLAPCVVLMLCMAIVGAPIAKAAIQCSFVTKSIAPCFGYLKSGGTVSGPCCSGIQNINGTAKTTSDRQAVCNCLKSVAGSLGSQINLNNAASLPGKCGVSIPYKISTSTNCSSIK